In Zingiber officinale cultivar Zhangliang chromosome 8B, Zo_v1.1, whole genome shotgun sequence, a single genomic region encodes these proteins:
- the LOC122014209 gene encoding disease resistance protein RGA2-like: MELKHLLLEVLPSSTMVAQGRLLCIQNHLAMVCDSLWAINSMIEIPEMGLLYNNAWHHRFNSPLDVPVEFADWVTDVATAVIDVGELLSRIMDWEASLYFRHVILVELKEMLCDLNSLVLRGSAMGLPRDPMGSMNPLREDYSIVLKNEVVGRHEDLEKLIEIFQQQQLVPSNNNGDDYNPFVIVIDGQKGVGKTTLAYMIYHHTWVRQLFHHRIWVDLPPGVSTPKMINFIGKEFAKSIKNEEYCDKKLHLELPLQAMWEFINEQLDGSRYLLVLHCPDLASLILQPEWNELKKILLRVGGPGSAVLVILKSSTQSVSDMSFQNRVKDITTYCLKPLSDDAWLELFKRHAAMTIPPSNRDIVFKCSPYAMPHFQFVGETFGAKFWGSLGHNIQLGNLYPCEIKDIHMVRNFPFAIVRLLQYHYLLDKDYNFILHMLTAEGLIPVEGLSPSWTEIYDRFRYNRILTFCLPRKVYLHRKVPGVSTTIPRCCRYLHLEINPRAIPFRLPTMPVEVSKKMIALVLREDEATTQEDDEVMTLQVYKKRRTKAATAISKFLDKTSVRLVHLHILVVETRMIQRLPNEVSKLVSLRYLHLSKLEIELLPKSLFDLPNLRILSLLHCKNLQKIRERIHKLKKLQILKLAYCTKLQQLPRSITRLKNLEELNVEGCCFLRKLPEDLVSFKSLRILNVAGCASLSQIPHGIEQSIGLRKLSGIFVGVNEGFGLTQLQALTNLHELKLRNIERTEETQTEVLMGQQSLWDLSLHWGGEEKKESSESTTSLQLLEALRPSLQLRRLEIISYKGVEFPTWMSKQQLAGFNSLVEVRLINLKRCATLPSLGQLANLEKLEISGMDLITHLDDTFYGDGDIFPKLTELTFSEMLALEKWYMPKRKYIPLGQLSLIQCPKLKEINLFVYNTIRIWLNNETIWSVRFCSWDNLQSIQIIEIVGCQELRCLPQSMQRLKHLYKMIINSCNNLTTLVALDSLEALNIYACPVLAFDLAAFTNLWTLTIKGCPKMQIYHDAWKKKDEERW; this comes from the exons ATGGAATTGAAGCATCTATTGCTGGAGGTGCTACCATCGTCTACCATGGTGGCACAAGGCCGCTTGCTGTGTATCCAAAATCACTTGGCCATGGTTTGTGATAGCCTTTGGGCTATCAATTCAATGATCGAAATCCCTGAGATGGGACTGCTGTATAACAATGCTTGGCATCATCGTTTTAATTCGCCTTTAGATGTTCCTGTAGAATTTGCAGATTGGGTGACAGATGTGGCTACAGCAGTTATAGATGTGGGAGAGTTGCTCAGTCGAATCATGGATTGGGAAGCAAGTTTGTACTTTCGCCATGTTATTCTAGTGGAGCTGAAAGAGATGTTGTGCGACTTGAATTCTCTTGTGCTGAGAGGATCTGCAATGGGTCTTCCAAGGGACCCTATGGGTTCTATGAACCCACTCCGAGAAGACTACTCAATTGTCTTAAAAAATGAGGTGGTGGGCAGACATGAAGATCTAGAGAAACTCATTGAAATCTTTCAACAACAACAACTAGTACCATCTAACAACAATGGCGATGATTACAACCCCTTTGTTATTGTCATAGATGGCCAAAAAGGGGTTGGGAAGACGACCTTGGCATATATGATCTACCACCACACTTGGGTTCGCCAACTATTTCATCATCGCATTTGGGTGGATCTACCACCCGGTGTTTCGACACCCAAGATGATTAATTTCATTGGAAAAGAATTTGCAAAGTCCATAAAGAATGAAGAATACTGTGATAAGAAATTACACCTAGAGCTGCCGCTACAAGCCATGTGGGAATTTATTAATGAACAACTCGATGGGAGTAGATACTTGTTAGTACTTCATTGTCCAGATTTGGCTAGTTTGATATTGCAACCAGAGTGGAATGAGTTGAAGAAGATCCTGTTGCGTGTGGGCGGACCAGGAAGTGCAGTCTTAGTCATCCTCAAATCATCAACACAATCAGTGAGTGATATGAGTTTTCAAAATAGGGTGAAGGATATTACAACATATTGCTTGAAACCCTTATCTGATGATGCATGGCTAGAATTATTCAAGAGACACGCAGCAATGACAATCCCCCCATCAAACCGAGACATAGTATTCAAGTGCAGTCCATATGCTATGCCACACTTCCAATTTGTTGGTGAAACTTTTGGGGCAAAGTTTTGGGGATCGTTAGGCCATAATATTCAATTAGGAAATCTCTATCCTTGTGAAATAAAAGACATTCATATGGTTAGGAATTTTCCATTTGCCATCGTACGATTACTCCAATACCATTATCTACTTGATAAGGATTATAATTTCATCTTACACATGTTGACCGCTGAAGGCCTCATACCAGTTGAAGGCCTCTCTCCAAGTTGGACTGAGATCTATGACAGATTTCGTTATAATAGAATATTAACATTCTGTTTGCCAAGGAAGGTATATTTGCATAGGAAGGTTCCAGGAGTTTCAACTACTATTCCAAGGTGTTGTCGCTATTTGCATTTGGAAATTAATCCTAGAGCGATACCATTTCGACTGCCGACCATGCCAGTTGAGGTGAGCAAGAAGATGATAGCATTGGTTTTACGAGAAGATGAGGCAACGACACAAGAAGATGATGAAGTAATGACACTTCAAGTATACAAAAAAAGGCGAACCAAAGCAGCAACTGCAATATCGAAGTTCCTCGACAAGACATCGGTAAGACTTGTACATTTGCACATATTAGTTGTAGAAACTAGGATGATCCAAAGACTACCCAATGAAGTTAGCAAGTTAGTTTCCTTGAGATACCTCCATCTATCAAAGCTTGAGATAGAATTACTTCCGAAATCACTTTTTGACCTACCTAATTTGCGAATTTTAAGTTTGCTTCATTGCAAAAATCTTCAAAAGATACGTGAACGAATCCATAAGCTTAAGAAGTTGCAGATTTTAAAACTAGCTTATTGCACAAAGCTTCAGCAGTTACCAAGATCTATAACAAGACTCAAAAACTTGGAAGAGCTTAATGTGGAAGGTTGTTGTTTTTTGAGGAAGCTACCGGAAGATTTGGTCAGTTTTAAATCACTGAGAATCCTCAACGTTGCAGGATGTGCATCTTTGTCTCAAATTCCCCATGGAATCGAGCAATCAATTGGCCTTCGTAAGTTGTCAGGAATATTTGTTGGTGTCAATGAAGGTTTTGGGCTCACACAGTTGCAAGCTTTAACAAATCTTCATGAATTAAAATTACGAAACATAGAACGAACAGAGGAGACTCAAACTGAAGTGCTGATGGGCCAACAAAGTCTTTGGGACTTGTCATTACATTGGGGTggtgaagaaaaaaaagaaagttctGAATCAACTACATCACTGCAGCTACTCGAAGCTCTTCGACCCAGCTTGCAGCTAAGAAGGCTAGAGATCATTTCTTATAAGGGAGTGGAATTTCCTACTTGGATGAGTAAACAACAACTTGCTGGTTTCAATTCTTTAGTTGAGGTCAGACTCATCAATCTCAAGAGGTGTGCTACGTTACCATCACTTGGTCAACTTGCTAATCTTGAGAAACTTGAAATAAGTGGCATGGATTTAATAACACACTTAGATGATACATTCTATGGTGATGGCGACATATTTCCTAAGTTAACCGAACTCACTTTCTCAGAAATGCTTGCACTAGAGAAATGGTACATGCCGAAAAGAAAATATATTCCTCTTGGTCAATTGTCATTAATTCAGTGCCCAAAACTCAAGGAAATAAATCTATTTGTCTATAATACAATTAGAATTTGGTTGAACAACGAGACAATATGGTCCGTTAGATTTTGCAGTTGGGACAACCTTCAAAGCATTCAAATAATAGAGATAGTCGGGTGCCAAGAGCTAAGGTGTCTGCCACAGAGTATGCAGAGGTTGAAGCATCTATATAAGATGATAATTAACAGCTGCAACAATTTGACGACTTTGGTAGCATTGGATTCACTTGAAGCATTGAACATATATGCTTGCCCAGTGCTAGCATTCGACCTAGCAGCATTTACAAACCTCTGGACGCTTACAATTAAAGGTTGCCCAAAGATGCAAAT TTATCACGATGCCTGGAAGAAAAAAGATGAGGAACGATGGTGA